In a single window of the Oryctolagus cuniculus chromosome 2, mOryCun1.1, whole genome shotgun sequence genome:
- the LOC100357892 gene encoding translationally-controlled tumor protein, with product MIIYRDLISHDEMFSDIYKIREIAGGLCLEVEGKMVSRTEGNIDDSLIGGNASAEGPEGEGTESTVITGVDIVMNHHLQETSFTKEAYKKYIKDYMKSIKGKLEEQRPERVKPFMTGAAEQIKHILANFKNYQFYIGENMNPDGMVALLDYREDGVTPFMIFFKDGLEMEKC from the coding sequence ATGATTATCTACCGGGACCTCATCAGCCACGATGAGATGTTCTCCGACATCTACAAGATCCGGGAGATCGCGGGCGGACTGTGcctggaggtggaggggaagATGGTCAGTAGGACAGAGGGTAACATTGATGATTCGCTCATCGGTGGGAATGCCTCCGCCGAAGGCCCGGAGGGCGAAGGTACCGAAAGCACAGTGATCACTGGTGTTGATATTGTCATGAACCATCATCTGCAGGAAACCAGCTTCACAAAAGAAGCCTACAAGAAGTATATCAAAGATTACATGAAATCAATCAAAGGCAAACTTGAAGAACAGAGACCAGAGAGAGTAAAACCTTTTATGACAGGGGCTGCAGAACAAATCAAGCACATCCTTGCTAATTTCAAAAACTACCAGTTCTATATTGGTGAAAACATGAATCCAGATGGCATGGTTGCTCTGCTGGACTACCGTGAGGATGGTGTGACCCCGTTTATGATTTTCTTTAAGGATGGTTTAGAGatggaaaaatgttaa